The following are from one region of the Paenibacillus sabinae T27 genome:
- the yyaC gene encoding spore protease YyaC, whose amino-acid sequence MVTNSHYLEKRTTAYLSKALLRHFLKGPEYDELVVVGIGTCRYSGDTLGPLVGSRLEKRFGSTSGISIYGTLDKPVHSLNLAKLVSRINKEHKRPYIIAVDSCLGRYYKVGTIQLVEGALQPGASLDKQLPEIGNIHLKGIVNNFDPDLNHKVLEHTSLTFVADMAVTIADVISKSAEQLLPRIAAQAGRQAADAKANNRLSSWM is encoded by the coding sequence ATGGTAACAAACAGTCATTATCTTGAAAAAAGAACGACAGCTTACTTGTCCAAAGCGCTGCTCAGGCACTTCTTGAAGGGCCCGGAATACGATGAGCTTGTCGTGGTCGGGATCGGAACCTGCCGCTATTCCGGAGATACGCTGGGGCCGCTGGTCGGAAGCCGGCTGGAGAAACGGTTCGGCAGCACTTCCGGCATTTCCATTTACGGCACTTTGGATAAGCCCGTACACTCTCTCAATCTCGCCAAGCTGGTGTCACGGATCAACAAGGAACATAAGCGCCCTTATATCATTGCCGTAGATTCCTGCCTGGGCCGGTATTACAAGGTAGGCACCATACAACTGGTGGAAGGAGCCCTGCAGCCCGGAGCAAGCCTGGACAAGCAGTTGCCCGAAATCGGAAATATTCATTTAAAGGGAATCGTCAATAACTTTGATCCCGATCTGAACCACAAGGTGCTGGAGCATACCAGCCTTACCTTCGTCGCCGACATGGCCGTGACCATTGCGGATGTAATCAGCAAGTCCGCTGAACAGCTGCTGCCTCGAATCGCTGCGCAGGCCGGCCGCCAGGCTGCGGATGCGAAAGCGAACAACCGCTTATCCTCCTGGATGTGA
- a CDS encoding FMN-binding protein, with amino-acid sequence MKKLISLTVSAVMLLSPFAFAIDAPALKLKVDAVSAASEEQPATETPKPAATPKPAAKPKATAKPKATAKPKATAKPKATAKPKETSKPKATPKPAAKPKATVKPSAKPAAKPAATAKPAATAKPAPKVTAKPKASAKPATVSANVYQDGVYVAYGNAYSKGTEGAKVTIKNGKIADIELLRTSPKLIDRDARNNYSGVWVAYELMKERLLGKTRESAAKVDAVSGASRSSNGWKLSVDRAFVRALQVKPKGVVYFAGEHMGVDPEGKYAVFSTYDSAKLTGVKVYPLNSAGDIIEEKAFTPEQAAAVAAITPALLAKGTAAQPTAGLEADFKAAVNAFWDAEQNALINNTSKYIDGFYSSYGTARSVGVERADIIIRNGKLVDVKLYRLGSNLLDRGTTAYAKVVEANAPMTAKLLANGSYIANYDEKVDGISGATESSHGWNQSVERAFEKALKVPAKGQYFDGKFAGVDNQSKVLLLVDIASDKVTGVTVSLFGADKKLIAADKLTDEQKALVAQLTSGLLDKGVQFADIAGQEALSAAAKAALADALANASKTQGAYKDGTYIAYGDAYDKGTNQAKVTLRNGKIVDLALYRLGMNMVDRGEAAYKEVVKAIPQLTSEFLAAGTREGVQEVDAVSGATSSSNALKAAVDRAYGKAEIAEAYKAAYFNGTYIGVSADKSVNVMVTVKYNVPVKMVVYYLDDKGNVKANDKLTNDEKAVKSEIETPSYDSLHKYGYRAAAFGANDAQKAISAKAVEAIKAALESAGK; translated from the coding sequence TTGAAAAAACTTATTTCATTAACTGTAAGCGCTGTGATGCTGTTATCGCCTTTCGCCTTCGCAATTGATGCGCCGGCATTAAAGTTAAAGGTCGACGCCGTTTCCGCGGCTTCTGAAGAACAACCGGCGACAGAAACGCCTAAACCGGCCGCAACGCCTAAGCCTGCCGCTAAACCGAAAGCGACTGCAAAACCAAAGGCGACAGCCAAGCCGAAAGCGACGGCTAAACCAAAAGCGACCGCTAAACCGAAGGAAACGTCCAAACCGAAAGCAACGCCAAAGCCGGCTGCCAAACCAAAGGCAACCGTGAAGCCGAGCGCAAAGCCAGCCGCCAAGCCTGCAGCAACAGCCAAACCGGCCGCAACGGCCAAGCCCGCTCCTAAAGTGACGGCCAAACCGAAAGCAAGCGCTAAACCGGCAACCGTCAGTGCAAATGTATATCAAGACGGCGTGTACGTTGCTTATGGAAACGCTTATTCCAAAGGCACCGAGGGCGCTAAGGTTACAATCAAGAACGGCAAGATCGCCGATATCGAGCTGCTCAGAACGAGCCCCAAGCTGATTGACAGAGACGCCCGCAACAACTACAGCGGCGTGTGGGTTGCCTATGAGCTGATGAAAGAAAGACTTCTGGGCAAGACGAGAGAAAGCGCTGCCAAGGTCGATGCGGTCTCTGGCGCCTCGCGTTCTAGCAACGGCTGGAAGCTGTCGGTGGACAGAGCGTTTGTAAGAGCGCTGCAAGTGAAGCCGAAGGGTGTTGTATACTTTGCCGGCGAACACATGGGTGTCGATCCGGAAGGCAAATATGCCGTATTCTCCACTTATGACTCTGCCAAACTGACCGGCGTCAAGGTCTACCCGCTGAACAGCGCAGGCGACATCATTGAAGAAAAAGCGTTTACGCCGGAACAGGCGGCAGCGGTTGCAGCCATTACTCCAGCTCTGCTGGCCAAGGGAACGGCTGCACAGCCTACCGCCGGACTGGAAGCGGATTTTAAAGCGGCAGTCAATGCTTTCTGGGACGCCGAGCAGAACGCGCTCATCAATAATACAAGCAAGTACATTGACGGTTTCTATTCCTCTTACGGCACGGCAAGAAGCGTAGGCGTGGAAAGAGCTGACATTATCATCCGCAACGGCAAACTGGTTGATGTGAAGCTGTACCGTCTGGGAAGCAACCTGCTGGACAGAGGAACGACGGCTTATGCCAAAGTCGTGGAAGCCAATGCTCCGATGACCGCCAAGCTGCTGGCTAACGGTTCGTACATCGCCAACTACGACGAGAAGGTTGACGGCATTTCCGGCGCGACCGAAAGCAGCCACGGCTGGAACCAGTCTGTGGAAAGAGCGTTCGAGAAAGCGCTGAAAGTTCCGGCGAAGGGTCAATATTTTGACGGCAAATTTGCCGGTGTAGACAATCAGTCGAAAGTGCTGCTGCTGGTCGATATCGCTTCGGATAAGGTTACAGGCGTTACCGTTAGCCTGTTCGGCGCTGACAAAAAGCTGATCGCCGCCGACAAGCTGACCGATGAGCAGAAAGCTCTTGTTGCCCAATTGACTAGCGGCCTGCTGGATAAAGGCGTACAATTCGCCGATATTGCAGGACAGGAAGCCCTTTCCGCCGCGGCCAAAGCAGCTTTGGCTGACGCCTTGGCGAACGCATCCAAGACGCAGGGAGCATATAAAGACGGCACCTATATCGCTTACGGCGACGCTTATGACAAAGGCACCAACCAGGCCAAAGTAACGCTCCGCAACGGCAAAATCGTTGACCTGGCTCTGTACCGTCTGGGCATGAACATGGTTGACCGCGGCGAAGCCGCTTATAAAGAAGTAGTTAAGGCCATTCCTCAGCTTACCTCTGAGTTTTTGGCGGCAGGCACAAGAGAAGGCGTTCAAGAGGTTGATGCCGTCTCCGGCGCTACAAGCAGCAGCAATGCGCTGAAAGCAGCCGTTGACCGTGCCTACGGCAAAGCGGAAATTGCGGAAGCCTACAAAGCGGCTTATTTCAACGGCACCTACATCGGGGTGAGCGCTGATAAATCCGTGAATGTTATGGTAACCGTCAAGTACAATGTTCCAGTGAAGATGGTTGTCTACTATCTGGACGACAAAGGCAACGTAAAAGCGAACGATAAACTCACAAATGACGAGAAGGCCGTGAAGAGCGAAATCGAAACGCCTTCGTATGACAGCTTGCACAAGTACGGCTACAGAGCTGCGGCATTCGGCGCGAACGATGCCCAGAAGGCAATATCCGCCAAAGCGGTGGAAGCGATCAAGGCCGCGCTGGAGAGCGCAGGCAAATAA
- a CDS encoding creatininase family protein translates to MPVTYLLTHMTWPEVEEALKTVKIAIIPLGAHEQHGPHMAESCDSVLAEEMGKRLTEALHPLALMTPVINMGVSPHHLHFPGTISLEPATLIAILRDMVSSLRNYGIRNFLVLNSHGGNQSTLGVAAGILSTELDVRFMYAKTTASAKDVMDRLIDSRLYGHSCEREVSEALYLAPWLVRQDKLASGDISEGDWRKLRPGNPIQGFYYYEEMTRNGCIGNAPAGSPEIGEEIVETAVSRLAAAARELIEP, encoded by the coding sequence ATGCCGGTTACCTATTTATTAACCCATATGACGTGGCCTGAAGTAGAGGAGGCGCTAAAAACGGTAAAAATAGCCATTATTCCGTTAGGAGCCCATGAACAGCATGGCCCGCATATGGCAGAGAGCTGTGATTCTGTGTTGGCCGAAGAGATGGGGAAGCGGCTGACCGAGGCGCTGCACCCGCTCGCTCTGATGACTCCCGTCATCAATATGGGGGTGTCTCCGCATCATTTGCATTTTCCGGGAACGATCAGTCTGGAGCCTGCAACACTAATCGCCATTCTCCGGGATATGGTGTCTTCGCTCCGGAATTATGGCATCCGGAATTTTCTCGTACTGAACTCTCATGGCGGCAACCAGTCCACACTTGGGGTCGCTGCCGGAATACTGTCCACGGAGCTGGATGTACGGTTCATGTATGCCAAGACGACCGCTTCGGCCAAGGATGTGATGGACCGGCTGATCGATTCCAGGCTGTACGGCCACAGCTGCGAGCGGGAAGTGTCCGAGGCCTTGTACTTGGCTCCCTGGCTCGTGCGACAAGATAAGCTTGCATCCGGTGATATCAGTGAGGGAGATTGGCGGAAGCTTCGTCCGGGAAATCCCATTCAAGGTTTCTATTATTATGAAGAAATGACCCGAAACGGCTGTATCGGAAATGCCCCGGCAGGCAGCCCCGAAATCGGGGAGGAGATTGTGGAGACGGCGGTTTCGCGTCTGGCCGCCGCCGCCCGCGAGCTCATCGAGCCATGA
- a CDS encoding TenA family transcriptional regulator translates to MAQTISKPRFLNKEEFRHALEQAIEGNAVAKAPFTTMWANGELTKDIFARWVEQHYAYVGPFADYLAYIYANCPHEDAKDFLLQNMWEEELGGDRHTDLLIRFGEACGTTREKVEAMENLLPETIGLQSWCYRMAFRENFLYATAALVVGLESQVPAIYRRQTPTLREKYGFTDEEVEFFDLHIVSDEIHGERGYQIVLEYARTAEEQQRCIEIVEEATKMRRMYLAGISREFCGK, encoded by the coding sequence ATGGCTCAAACGATCAGCAAACCCCGCTTTCTGAACAAAGAGGAATTCCGGCATGCGCTGGAGCAGGCAATTGAAGGCAACGCGGTTGCCAAGGCTCCCTTTACGACCATGTGGGCGAACGGCGAACTCACCAAGGATATCTTTGCCAGATGGGTTGAACAGCATTATGCCTATGTCGGTCCTTTCGCCGATTATCTGGCTTATATTTATGCGAACTGTCCGCATGAGGACGCCAAGGATTTTCTGCTTCAGAACATGTGGGAGGAAGAGCTTGGCGGAGACCGGCACACCGATCTGCTGATCCGCTTCGGCGAAGCCTGCGGGACTACCCGGGAGAAGGTCGAAGCGATGGAGAACCTTCTGCCCGAAACGATTGGCCTTCAGTCCTGGTGCTACCGGATGGCGTTCCGCGAGAATTTCCTGTACGCAACGGCAGCGCTCGTCGTTGGCCTGGAATCTCAGGTGCCCGCCATTTACCGTCGCCAAACGCCGACACTTCGCGAGAAGTATGGTTTCACGGATGAAGAGGTTGAATTCTTCGATCTGCACATCGTATCCGACGAAATTCATGGCGAACGGGGATATCAGATTGTGCTTGAATACGCCAGAACAGCGGAAGAGCAGCAGCGGTGCATTGAAATCGTTGAGGAAGCGACAAAAATGCGCAGAATGTATCTGGCCGGCATTTCCCGTGAGTTCTGCGGCAAGTAA
- a CDS encoding pyridoxal-phosphate-dependent aminotransferase family protein produces the protein MKRFEDLSPSLRCIMTPGPVEVDPRVLRAMSFPVLGQFDPEFTNIMNETMGMLRELFATSNQWAYPVDGTSRSGIEAAMVSLIAPGDRVLIPIYGRFGHLLHEIAERCGAEVHTIEKPWGTVFDKEEIIAEMRRVKPDVVAMVHGETSTGRLQPLEGIGQACREMDALLIVDAVATIGGVPVETDAWQLDAVIGGTQKCLSVPSGMAPITYNKRAEEKLLKRKRVERGLRTGDDGADEITVVRSNYFDLGMLQDYWSPLRLNHHTEMTSMLYALREGLRLVLEEGLEARFARHRLHERALVAGLEAMGLELYGDPGCKMPMVTCVTIPDGIDGESVRSMLLDRFGIEIASSFGPLKGKIWRIGTMGFSCRGNNVLRVLGALEAALIRHGFTPPAGNGVQAALDVYEQE, from the coding sequence ATGAAGCGGTTTGAGGACTTGTCGCCGTCGCTGCGATGCATCATGACTCCGGGACCGGTGGAAGTGGACCCGCGCGTACTGCGCGCCATGTCTTTTCCGGTGCTCGGCCAGTTTGATCCCGAGTTTACGAATATTATGAATGAGACGATGGGCATGCTGCGGGAGCTGTTCGCTACAAGCAACCAATGGGCTTATCCGGTAGATGGAACCTCCCGCTCGGGAATCGAGGCGGCGATGGTCAGTCTGATTGCTCCGGGAGACCGGGTGCTGATCCCGATTTACGGGCGCTTCGGGCATCTGCTGCATGAAATCGCCGAACGCTGCGGCGCGGAGGTGCATACGATTGAGAAGCCGTGGGGAACGGTATTCGATAAGGAAGAGATCATTGCCGAGATGCGCAGGGTGAAGCCCGATGTGGTGGCGATGGTTCACGGCGAGACGTCGACCGGACGACTGCAGCCGCTCGAGGGAATCGGGCAGGCCTGCCGCGAAATGGACGCTCTGCTCATTGTCGATGCCGTAGCGACCATCGGCGGGGTGCCTGTCGAGACGGATGCCTGGCAGCTCGACGCCGTGATTGGCGGAACGCAGAAATGCCTGTCCGTCCCGTCGGGAATGGCTCCGATTACGTACAACAAGCGTGCCGAAGAGAAGCTGCTGAAGCGCAAGCGCGTGGAGCGGGGGCTTCGTACCGGCGATGACGGGGCGGACGAGATCACCGTAGTGAGAAGCAATTATTTCGATCTTGGAATGCTTCAGGACTATTGGAGCCCTCTGCGGCTTAATCACCATACTGAAATGACTTCCATGCTGTACGCCCTGCGCGAAGGGCTGCGGCTCGTATTGGAAGAAGGGTTGGAGGCGCGCTTCGCCAGACACCGTCTGCATGAACGGGCGCTTGTCGCCGGTCTGGAGGCGATGGGACTTGAGCTGTACGGAGACCCCGGCTGCAAAATGCCGATGGTCACCTGCGTGACCATTCCGGACGGTATTGACGGAGAATCGGTGCGCTCCATGCTGCTGGACCGTTTCGGCATCGAAATCGCCAGCTCCTTTGGTCCCCTTAAAGGAAAAATCTGGCGCATAGGCACCATGGGCTTCAGCTGCCGCGGCAACAATGTGCTCAGAGTGCTGGGCGCGCTGGAGGCTGCGCTGATCCGCCACGGCTTCACCCCTCCGGCCGGAAATGGCGTTCAGGCGGCGCTTGACGTCTACGAACAGGAATAG
- a CDS encoding 3'-5' exoribonuclease YhaM family protein encodes MKQINQLAPQDEFIGFYLLRELTVKQTNGNPPKDYFDIVLCDSSGQLSAKYWDVSTADKETFFPMGLVKIQGIAHLYREKLQVKIIKMRLATEEDGVSLTEFIRSAPIRPVDLIHAIKQAMNAISDSEIRTIVAYCVGKVEEKLMHYPAAKTHHHAYFAGLAYHMTRMLEIGDFLCKQRPFLNPDLLRAGIILHDIAKPEEMIAELGIVSDYSVQGKLLGHIAMASNWITEAAIRSNIDLQSAKVLALQHLVLSHHNLGEWGSPVQPQTAEAVALHHIDAMDAKLQMVEDALDTTPETEEWTPMIRGLENKAVYRMKL; translated from the coding sequence ATGAAACAAATCAACCAACTGGCGCCACAGGACGAATTCATCGGCTTTTACCTGCTGCGGGAATTGACGGTCAAACAGACGAACGGCAATCCTCCCAAGGATTATTTCGATATTGTGCTGTGCGATTCCAGCGGTCAGCTGTCCGCGAAGTACTGGGATGTATCGACTGCGGATAAAGAGACATTTTTTCCAATGGGACTGGTTAAAATTCAGGGCATTGCCCATTTATACCGGGAGAAGCTGCAGGTCAAGATCATTAAAATGAGACTTGCGACGGAGGAGGATGGGGTGTCGCTGACCGAATTTATCCGCTCCGCACCCATCCGGCCGGTCGATTTGATTCATGCGATCAAGCAGGCGATGAATGCCATAAGTGATTCGGAAATTCGGACGATCGTTGCGTATTGTGTGGGCAAGGTGGAGGAGAAGCTGATGCATTATCCGGCGGCCAAGACCCACCATCATGCTTATTTTGCCGGGCTGGCCTACCATATGACGAGAATGCTGGAGATTGGCGATTTTCTATGTAAACAGAGGCCCTTTCTTAACCCCGATCTGCTCAGGGCGGGCATTATTCTGCATGATATCGCCAAGCCGGAGGAAATGATCGCCGAGCTCGGCATCGTCTCGGACTACAGTGTCCAGGGCAAGCTGCTCGGTCATATCGCGATGGCCTCGAACTGGATTACAGAGGCGGCGATCCGCTCAAATATCGATCTGCAGTCCGCGAAGGTTCTGGCGCTTCAGCATCTGGTGCTGTCGCATCACAACCTTGGAGAATGGGGAAGCCCGGTGCAGCCGCAGACGGCCGAGGCGGTAGCGCTGCACCATATCGACGCCATGGACGCCAAGCTTCAGATGGTGGAGGATGCGCTGGATACGACGCCGGAGACCGAAGAGTGGACGCCGATGATCCGCGGGCTGGAGAATAAGGCCGTATACCGGATGAAGCTGTAG
- a CDS encoding M20 family metallo-hydrolase: MSESFIQSPAAEMIELLEELAAFSAPGEGVTRLLYTPAWKQAQQFLLNRAEAGGLKAYSDSAGNVYGRLDGTGSDGKVVLTGSHIDTVVRGGKYDGAYGVAAAFTALRYLSRVYGPPLRTLEAVSFAEEEGSRFPLTFWGSGNVTGLYDGSEAENCRDAEGMTLREAMTGSSLAGDKSPAPRDDIAAYVELHIEQGIVLERTGTQIGVVSAIAGQRRFAVSVKGTANHAGTTPMGLRHDALAAAAEMIVQLEHSAAEAGEPLVATTGRLEVYPNTPNVIPGEVMFTLDIRHSDGNELEAFCAAAVSAFEEIAKRRGVTVNITARLSASPAPMDRGLSGELESICTRQGRTYRTMVSGAGHDAQLFAPLTRTAMIFVPSRAGISHSPEEYTPPEELAAGLDVLIALLYKLGYEDLNDNGLTPHNTKERWT; encoded by the coding sequence ATGAGCGAGTCATTCATTCAATCTCCGGCCGCCGAAATGATCGAGCTGCTCGAGGAGCTCGCAGCGTTCAGCGCCCCGGGAGAAGGAGTCACCCGGCTGCTGTATACGCCTGCATGGAAGCAGGCGCAGCAGTTTCTGCTGAACCGGGCAGAGGCAGGCGGCCTGAAGGCCTATTCCGACAGTGCCGGCAACGTCTATGGCAGGCTTGACGGTACGGGCTCTGACGGCAAAGTCGTCCTGACCGGATCGCATATTGATACCGTCGTAAGGGGAGGGAAATACGACGGGGCTTACGGGGTAGCGGCAGCTTTTACGGCGCTGCGCTACCTGAGCCGGGTGTACGGCCCGCCGCTTCGGACGCTGGAGGCCGTCTCGTTCGCCGAGGAGGAAGGCAGCCGGTTTCCGCTGACCTTTTGGGGTTCGGGCAACGTGACCGGCCTGTACGATGGCAGCGAAGCGGAGAACTGCAGGGATGCCGAAGGGATGACGCTGCGAGAAGCGATGACAGGCAGCAGCTTGGCCGGTGATAAGTCTCCCGCTCCAAGAGACGATATCGCCGCGTATGTCGAGCTGCATATCGAGCAGGGGATCGTCCTTGAGCGGACGGGGACGCAGATCGGCGTCGTGTCGGCGATTGCCGGACAGCGGCGGTTCGCCGTGTCGGTCAAGGGGACGGCCAACCATGCCGGGACTACGCCGATGGGGCTTCGCCATGATGCACTGGCTGCTGCGGCCGAGATGATCGTGCAGCTTGAGCACTCTGCCGCGGAGGCTGGAGAGCCGCTAGTAGCTACTACCGGCAGGCTGGAGGTCTATCCCAATACGCCGAATGTCATTCCTGGCGAAGTGATGTTTACGCTGGACATCCGCCACAGCGACGGGAATGAACTGGAGGCGTTCTGCGCAGCGGCTGTGTCCGCGTTTGAAGAAATCGCGAAGCGCAGGGGTGTCACCGTGAACATAACGGCCCGGCTGAGCGCTTCTCCCGCGCCGATGGACAGAGGTCTCAGCGGGGAGCTTGAGTCCATCTGTACCCGGCAGGGCAGGACGTACCGGACGATGGTAAGCGGAGCGGGACATGACGCCCAGCTCTTTGCGCCCCTAACTAGAACGGCGATGATTTTTGTGCCGAGCCGCGCCGGCATCAGCCATTCCCCGGAGGAATATACACCGCCTGAAGAGCTGGCGGCCGGGCTGGATGTGCTGATCGCGCTATTATACAAGCTAGGATACGAGGATTTGAACGATAACGGTTTAACGCCGCATAACACGAAGGAGAGATGGACATGA
- a CDS encoding IDEAL domain-containing protein — translation MIRLETKDIVSIAKKQIANIFKMEPLELRFVDDFQGEKSLLTDDKLHLTNRHYWAKVMDCIFENQVRPVLMCEVLYFLRNEYLESEIDLKFSFDFSEGSLVDVDAVAEVNFNDNPDLDKNEIAELIDFALALQDKQWFEELSQKYKELSA, via the coding sequence ATGATCAGATTGGAAACGAAGGATATCGTGAGTATCGCCAAGAAGCAAATTGCCAACATTTTTAAGATGGAGCCGCTTGAGCTGAGATTTGTTGATGACTTTCAAGGGGAGAAGAGCCTCTTGACAGATGACAAGCTTCATCTGACCAACCGTCATTATTGGGCTAAAGTAATGGATTGTATCTTTGAAAATCAGGTTCGGCCGGTCTTGATGTGTGAAGTGCTGTATTTTCTCCGCAACGAGTATTTGGAAAGTGAGATCGACCTGAAGTTTTCGTTCGATTTCTCCGAAGGATCCCTGGTTGATGTCGACGCCGTCGCAGAGGTTAACTTTAACGACAACCCGGATCTCGATAAGAATGAAATTGCCGAGCTGATCGATTTCGCGCTGGCGCTGCAGGACAAACAGTGGTTTGAAGAGCTTTCCCAAAAGTATAAAGAACTGAGCGCCTAA
- a CDS encoding adenine deaminase → MAFTRKPLAECVPALVATARGELPATLVITGGKLVNVCSGEILEGMSVGIQEGRIAYVGKDVSHMIGENTKIIDAAGKYIAPGLLDGHCHIESTQLTVTEFARAVLPLGTTGGFFDAHEIANVFGLKGIRLMLDEMRTTPLAAYMQVASCVPSAGPEFETTGAAIGPKEVAEAFTWGDDVIALGEVMNFPGVVYGDDKMIGEIQATLRAGKYVDGHFTWPASDWRLPVYAAAGVTGDHECVTAEDVIERVRLGMYAKMRRGSAWHDVAKTITAHTEHGLDPRRMMLVTDDRSSESLRDEGHMDFVVRHAIAQGVKPVTAFQMATINTAERFGVARDIGSITPGSIADIILLDGNLADVNVVMTIAAGTVVAENGAMTVSLPSFAYPQEVLASVHLPKRPVAADFVIKAPVESGTIATRVIKVLENHVETMERILSLPVSDGKLQVGGGLCKIAVLERHKGTGNKSVGVVEGVGFHEPAAIAMTVAHDSHNVLVIGSDDELMAQAVNAVADAQGGVAVISGSGTTLFPLAIAGLMSAEPFEVAAAQSAAISKALYDSGCTLNYAFMTLSLLALAVIPTLRLSDKGLVRITPEDGIQLVPLFCEEGVNASV, encoded by the coding sequence ATGGCCTTTACAAGAAAACCTCTTGCCGAATGCGTTCCCGCACTTGTCGCCACGGCGCGCGGCGAATTGCCGGCTACCCTGGTCATTACCGGGGGAAAGCTGGTTAACGTATGTTCCGGCGAAATTTTGGAAGGCATGTCCGTCGGCATTCAGGAAGGGCGTATCGCCTATGTCGGCAAGGACGTATCTCATATGATCGGGGAGAACACCAAGATTATTGATGCGGCGGGAAAATATATCGCTCCCGGTCTGCTCGACGGTCACTGCCACATCGAGAGCACGCAGCTGACCGTTACCGAATTTGCGCGCGCGGTTCTTCCGCTCGGAACGACCGGAGGCTTCTTCGACGCCCATGAAATCGCGAATGTATTCGGTCTTAAGGGCATCAGGCTGATGCTGGATGAAATGCGTACGACCCCGCTCGCCGCATATATGCAGGTGGCTTCCTGCGTTCCGTCGGCAGGTCCCGAATTTGAAACGACCGGAGCGGCAATCGGGCCGAAGGAAGTGGCGGAGGCGTTCACCTGGGGAGACGATGTCATTGCCCTCGGCGAGGTGATGAATTTCCCGGGTGTCGTCTACGGCGACGATAAGATGATCGGGGAAATTCAAGCGACCCTGCGCGCCGGAAAATACGTCGACGGGCATTTCACCTGGCCCGCGAGCGACTGGCGGCTCCCCGTGTACGCGGCAGCCGGCGTAACCGGCGATCACGAGTGCGTGACCGCCGAGGACGTGATCGAGCGCGTACGGCTGGGCATGTACGCCAAGATGCGCCGAGGCTCCGCATGGCATGACGTCGCCAAGACGATAACGGCGCATACCGAGCATGGCCTCGACCCGCGCCGGATGATGCTCGTCACGGACGACCGCAGCTCGGAATCGCTGCGCGATGAAGGGCATATGGACTTTGTGGTCCGGCATGCCATTGCTCAGGGGGTGAAGCCGGTGACCGCCTTCCAGATGGCAACGATCAATACCGCAGAACGCTTTGGCGTTGCCCGGGACATCGGCTCCATCACTCCCGGCTCGATCGCCGACATTATTCTGCTGGACGGCAATCTCGCCGACGTCAACGTCGTCATGACGATCGCCGCCGGGACCGTAGTGGCAGAGAATGGGGCGATGACGGTTTCCCTGCCTTCCTTTGCCTATCCTCAGGAAGTGCTGGCTTCTGTACATCTGCCGAAGCGCCCGGTGGCGGCGGATTTCGTTATTAAGGCGCCTGTCGAGTCCGGCACCATCGCCACCCGGGTGATCAAAGTGCTGGAAAATCATGTAGAGACGATGGAACGCATTCTGTCTCTGCCCGTATCGGACGGGAAACTTCAGGTAGGAGGCGGGTTGTGCAAAATCGCCGTTCTGGAGCGCCATAAAGGAACGGGAAATAAGTCGGTCGGCGTAGTGGAAGGAGTCGGCTTCCACGAGCCGGCGGCCATTGCCATGACCGTGGCTCATGACAGCCATAATGTGCTTGTAATCGGCAGCGATGACGAGCTGATGGCCCAGGCAGTAAATGCCGTCGCCGACGCCCAGGGCGGAGTTGCGGTCATTTCCGGCTCCGGCACGACCCTGTTCCCGCTCGCCATTGCCGGTCTGATGTCCGCCGAGCCGTTTGAGGTCGCCGCCGCCCAATCGGCCGCGATCAGCAAGGCGTTGTACGATTCGGGCTGCACCCTCAACTACGCCTTTATGACGCTGTCGCTGCTCGCGCTTGCGGTCATTCCGACGCTGCGCCTGTCGGATAAGGGCCTGGTGCGGATTACGCCGGAGGATGGCATTCAGCTTGTGCCGCTCTTTTGCGAAGAGGGCGTTAACGCTTCTGTCTAA